The Brassica oleracea var. oleracea cultivar TO1000 chromosome C6, BOL, whole genome shotgun sequence genome includes a region encoding these proteins:
- the LOC106300171 gene encoding receptor-like protein kinase HSL1, with translation MTRTPDIRRGILATVTATILLSLFQPTVVATVEKQALFRFKNRLNDPHDVLRSWKPSDSPCNFHGVTCNPLSGEVTGISLENANLSGTISPAISSLTKLSTLSLPFNLISGGIPPEILNCTHLRVLNLTTNRLSGAIPDFSPLSNLEVLDVSVNFLTGEFQSWVGNLTRLVSLGLGNNNYQQGEIPKSLGALKKLTWLYLARSNLTGTIPDSIFDLISLDTFDISRNSISGEFPVSITRLANLTKIELYDNRLTGEIPPEIKNLTRLRELDVSMNQLSRALPRELGALEELRVFHCHQNNFTGDFPPGFGEMRFLSSLSIYRNNFFGNFPANTGRFSPLDTVDISENMFTGPFPRFLCQNNKLLFLLALENDFSGEIPGTYAGCKSLLRLRINQNRFTGHVPEGFWSLPLAKMIDLSHNRLTGEISPQIGLSTELSQLILQNNRFSGKIPKEVGKLTKIERIYLSNNSFSGEIPTELGDLKQLSSLHLENNSLTDSIPVGLTNCVRLVDLNLAENSLTGEIPNGLSQIGSLNSLDLSGNMLTGEIPVSLVKLKLSFIDLSENQLSGRIPPDLLAVGGVTAFSRNEKLCVDNHDVKESEKHVLSLCTDDQHVHKNRSLDGTLLFLSLAIVLVVLVTGLFSLRYRLVKIREENKDINKADAKWKIASFHQMELDAEEICRLEEDHVIGAGSAGKVYRVDLKKGGGTVAVKWLRRGGEEESNETEVSVSEMEILGKIRHRNVLKLYACLVGRGSSYLVFEFMENGNLYQALRRNIKGGLPELDWHKRYKIALGASKGIAYLHHDCCPPIIHRDIKSSNILLDGDYESKIADFGVAKVADKGYEWSCVAGTHGYMAPELAYTFKATEKSDVYSFGVVLLELATGFRPVEDEFGEGKDIVDYVFFKIQQDGRNLRNVLDKQVLSTYVEESMIKVLKMGLLCTTKLPSLRPSMRDVVRKLEDADPCVSNSLDRTGKITV, from the exons ATGACGAGAACACCTGACATCCGACGTGGCATACTCGCCACCGTAACCGCCACGATTCTCCTCTCACTCTTCCAGCCAACTGTCGTTGCGACCGTTGAGAAACAAGCTCTGTTTCGCTTTAAGAACCGTCTCAACGACCCTCACGACGTTCTCCGCTCATGGAAACCCTCCGACTCTCCCTGCAACTTCCACGGCGTCACGTGCAACCCACTCTCCGGCGAAGTCACCGGGATCTCTTTAGAAAACGCGAACCTCTCCGGCACCATTTCTCCGGCGATCTCCTCTCTCACAAAGCTCTCCACTTTATCGCTCCCCTTCAATCTAATCTCCGGCGGGATACCGCCGGAGATACTCAACTGCACACACCTCAGAGTCCTCAACCTCACCACGAACCGTCTCTCCGGTGCCATCCCTGACTTCTCCCCTCTGAGTAACCTAGAAGTCCTCGACGTCTCCGTGAACTTCCTCACCGGAGAGTTTCAGAGCTGGGTCGGGAACTTGACTCGGTTGGTCTCACTCGGTCTCGGTAACAACAACTACCAACAAGGCGAGATCCCCAAGAGTCTTGGCGCCTTAAAGAAGCTGACGTGGCTCTACTTAGCTAGATCCAACTTAACCGGAACCATTCCGGACTCCATCTTCGATCTAATCTCTCTCGACACTTTCGACATCTCCAGGAACTCGATCTCCGGTGAGTTCCCAGTCTCGATCACGAGACTGGCGAACCTCACCAAAATCGAGCTGTACGACAACAGACTCACCGGCGAAATCCCGCCGGAGATCAAGAACCTGACTCGTCTCCGAGAGCTCGACGTCTCTATGAACCAACTCAGCCGCGCGTTGCCTCGGGAGCTCGGAGCTCTCGAGGAGCTGAGAGTCTTCCACTGCCATCAAAACAACTTCACCGGAGACTTCCCTCCCGGTTTCGGAGAAATGCGTTTCCTCTCTTCGCTATCAATCTACAGAAACAACTTCTTCGGTAACTTTCCGGCGAACACCGGCCGGTTCTCGCCGTTGGACACGGTGGACATATCCGAGAACATGTTCACAGGTCCGTTCCCTCGGTTCTTATGCCAAAACAACAAACTACTATTCTTGCTCGCCTTAGAAAACGATTTCTCCGGCGAGATTCCGGGAACCTACGCCGGTTGCAAGTCTCTTTTAAGACTCAGGATTAACCAGAACCGGTTTACTGGTCACGTTCCCGAAGGCTTCTGGTCTCTGCCGCTAGCTAAGATGATTGATCTAAGCCATAACCGTCTCACCGGAGAGATCTCTCCTCAGATCGGACTCTCGACGGAGCTGAGTCAGCTGATCTTGCAGAACAATAGATTCTCCGGGAAGATTCCGAAGGAGGTAGGGAAACTGACGAAGATAGAGAGGATTTATCTGAGCAACAACAGTTTTTCCGGCGAGATTCCGACGGAGCTCGGAGATTTGAAACAGCTGTCTTCTCTCCATCTTGAAAACAATTCATTAACAGATTCGATCCCTGTCGGGTTGACGAACTGCGTCAGGCTTGTTGATCTGAATCTTGCTGAGAACTCGTTGACCGGTGAGATCCCTAACGGTTTGTCTCAGATCGGTTCTTTAAACTCGCTAGACCTCTCGGGGAACATGCTAACGGGGGAGATACCTGTGAGTCTAGTGAAGTTGAAGCTGAGTTTTATAGATTTGTCTGAGAATCAGCTCTCAGGAAGGATACCACCGGATCTTTTGGCCGTGGGAGGAGTCACCGCGTTCTCACGCAACGAGAAGCTTTGTGTAGACAATCATGACGTCAAAGAAAGCGAGAAACATGTTTTGAGTTTATGTACTGATGACCAGCACGTGCACAAGAACCGATCACTAGATGGGACTCTCTTGTTCTTGTCTCTTGCAATAGTCCTAGTGGTGCTAGTCACTGGTCTTTTCTCGTTGCGTTACAGATTAGTGAAGATACGTGAGGAAAATAAAGATATCAACAAAGCAGATGCGAAGTGGAAGATTGCATCTTTTCATCAGATGGAGCTTGACGCTGAGGAGATTTGTAGATTGGAGGAAGATCATGTGATCGGAGCTGGAAGTGCGGGGAAAGTGTACCGTGTTGATCTGAAAAAAGGTGGTGGGACGGTGGCGGTTAAGTGGTTGAGGAGAGGAGGAGAAGAAGAAAGCAATGAAACAGAGGTCTCTGTTTCAGAAATGGAGATTCTTGGGAAGATCAGACACAGAAACGTGTTGAAACTCTACGCTTGTCTGGTCGGAAGAGGTTCTAGTTACTTGGTGTTTGAGTTCATGGAGAATGGGAACTTGTATCAAGCTCTTCGCCGGAATATCAAAGGTGGATTACCTGAACTAGATTGGCACAAGAG GTATAAAATCGCGCTAGGGGCATCTAAAGGAATAGCTTATTTGCATCATGATTGTTGCCCTCCCATCATTCACAGAGATATAAAGTCTAGCAACATTTTACTTGATGGGGATTATGAGTCGAAAATCGCCGATTTTGGAGTTGCAAAAGTTGCTGACAAGGGATATGAATGGAGCTGTGTTGCTGGGACTCATGGCTACATGGCGCCTG AGCTTGCTTACACCTTCAAGGCGACTGAGAAGAGCGATGTGTACAGCTTTGGCGTGGTTCTTCTAGAGTTAGCGACGGGTTTTCGACCAGTGGAAGACGAGTTTGGAGAGGGCAAGGACATCGTTGACTATGTGTTCTTTAAGATTCAACAAGATGGGAGGAACCTTCGGAACGTGTTGGACAAGCAAGTTTTGTCAACTTACGTAGAAGAAAGCATGATTAAGGTTCTGAAAATGGGTCTTCTCTGCACTACAAAGCTTCCGAGTCTTAGACCAAGCATGAGAGATGTCGTGAGAAAGCTTGAGGACGCTGATCCATGCGTCTCCAATTCTCTAGACAGAACCGGAAAGATTACAGTATAG